The Vibrio syngnathi DNA window GAACGTTGTTATCTGGTTCTACGAGTATTGTTACGATAACTTCCAATGACTTTTAGAACTTATAAGTAATACAATTGGTGGTATTATATTGTTCGAAATTTATTACTTACTGGATAAGGTTGTTGAAAAATGACAGTGTTTTTGCCGCATTATTCTTGACTCGGCAAGTTCTTGTTGTGAGCTACTCTAGTACCTTTAGGGGGCCGGGAAAGGTGTCAGACGCTTTGATTTATTGGGGGGAACTTTAAGAGTGTGCCTGACTCATTTTTCTTTGGTCAGAACGATAGGAATGTACACTAATTAAACCTATCAAGCTTTATCTGTAAGTGATTTACTGATTCGTATCCGGTTAGATATTGTCGGATATGAAGGACGAAAGACTGAGTTGCTATCTGATTTGTCACTTATTAATCACAAGACCTATTCTTTGGGTTTATATGAGGCCAATTCGATAAGTGATGTCAGTATCCGCATTCGAAATTCATGCGCTGGATCACGCACGAAAGTCCTAAAGCGGTTGCCTTAGGGGATTCGGCTAGTTATTATAATGAGCATATAATCATACAATAACATATTTGGAGTTGAACATGACTAAACCTGTAATCGGTTTCATTGGCCTAGGTCTTATGGGCGGCAACATGGTTGAAAACCTGCAAACACGCGGTTACCACGTAAACGTAATGGATCTAAGCGAAGAAGCGATGGCTCGTGTTACTGCTCGTGGCAATGCTACAGCTTTCACTTCCGCTAAAGAGCTTGCAGCTGCAAGTGATATTGTTCAGTTTTGCCTTACCACCTCTGCTGTTGTTGAAAAAATCGTTTACGGCGAAGACGGCGTTCTAGCGGGCATCAAAGAAGGTGCAGTACTCGTAGACTTCGGTACGTCTATCCCTGCTTCTACTAAGCAAATCGGCGCAGCTCTTGCTGAAAAAGGCGCGGGCATGATCGACGCACCTCTAGGTCGTACTCCAGCCCATGCTAAAGATGGTCTTCTGAACATCATGGCTGCTGGCGACATGGAAACTTTCAACAAAGTTAAACCTGTTCTTGAAGAGCAAGGCGAAAACGTATTCCACCTAGGCGCTCTAGGTGCTGGTCACGTGACTAAGCTTGTAAACAACTTCATGGGTATGACAACGGTTGCGACTATGTCTCAAGCTTTCGCTGTCGCTCAACGCGCTGGTGTTGATGGTCAGCAATTGTTTGACATTATGTCTGCAGGTCCATCTAACTCTCCGTTCATGCAATTCTGTAAATTCTACGCGGTAGACGGCGAAGAGAAGCTAGGTTTCTCTGTTGCTAACGCAAACAAAGATCTTGGTTACTTCCTTGCTCTTTGCGAAGAGCTAGGTACTGAGTCTCTAATCGCTCAAGGTACCGCAACAAGCCTACAAGCTGCTGTAGATGCTGGCCTTGGTCAAAACGACGTACCAGTAATCTTCGACTACTTCGCTAAACTAGAGAAGTAATCACGTCGTTTAGACACGGTTGGATAAAGAACCTGCTCATTTGAGTGGGTTTTTTTATGCTTGTTTTTAGACATTCTTGGAACGATATTTTTTAAGGAAGTGTACTTAATGAAGAGTGGGAAGAATGAAAACGGGTTTGTAGAGTTGGGTATCTGATTCGCTAATGTGTTGAACATGAACATAAGGATCAACTGGTGATATGAGATTATGAAATTACAAGGCGATGTTTGCCCAATAATTAGTATATAGACACACGTATTGTCAGGTATTGCTCAAAGAGGGCAATAACCCGAACGATAACCCACTCAACGCCATTT harbors:
- a CDS encoding NAD(P)-dependent oxidoreductase, whose amino-acid sequence is MTKPVIGFIGLGLMGGNMVENLQTRGYHVNVMDLSEEAMARVTARGNATAFTSAKELAAASDIVQFCLTTSAVVEKIVYGEDGVLAGIKEGAVLVDFGTSIPASTKQIGAALAEKGAGMIDAPLGRTPAHAKDGLLNIMAAGDMETFNKVKPVLEEQGENVFHLGALGAGHVTKLVNNFMGMTTVATMSQAFAVAQRAGVDGQQLFDIMSAGPSNSPFMQFCKFYAVDGEEKLGFSVANANKDLGYFLALCEELGTESLIAQGTATSLQAAVDAGLGQNDVPVIFDYFAKLEK